Within the Cytophagia bacterium CHB2 genome, the region CCGGTGCGTGCATATCCTCGGCACTTTTGCAAAGCGTTGGGACAAGCAACATTAACCTCTTCTGAAGCAACTCGTGGCAGACGCCGGCCTTTACATTCACATTCCCTTTTGCGAAAAGCGCTGCCTTTATTGCGACTTTTACACGATTGCCGGCAGCCGCAATCGCATACCCGATTATATCGCCGCGCTGCAACGCGAGATTGCGCTGCGTGCTGCTGAAAAATTTTGGCAGCGGCAAAAATTTGCAACGATTTTTTTCGGCGGCGGCACACCTTCCTTGCTTTCTCCTCAACAAATTGCCACGATTCTCGATTGCTGTTTTGCCCATTTCAAGTTTAACGAAGTTCTCGAAGTTACTCTGGAAGCCAATCCCGGCACGATTGACGGCAAACAAATGGCGAATTACCGCGCCGTTGGCATCAATCGTTTGAGTCTGGGCGTGCAATCGTTCGAAGCAAATGAGTTGAAGCTGCTGGATCGTGTGCATTCGCCGCAGCAGGCGCGGCTGGCGGCGCAGCATGCGCGCTATGCCGGCTTTGAAAATTTGAATTTGGATTTCATGTTCGCCTTGCCGAGTCAAACGCGCCGGCGCTGGCAGAGAACATTGCAGCGCGCGGTCGCGCTCAATCCCGATCATATTTCCGCCTACAATTTGACGATTGAACACGGCACACCGATTTATCACGCGATTCAAAAAGGCGAGTTGGCGCCGCTTGCGCCCGAAGTTGAGCGCGAGTTTTATGCCTTCACCATTGCGTTTTTGGAAGATCACGGCTATCGCCATTATGAAATATCGAATTTTGCCAAGCCCGGTTACGAAGCGCAACACAATATCAAGTATTGGGACGGCAGCGCTTATCTCGGCTTGGGGGCCTCGGCGCATTCCTTTGACGGCAAGCGGCGCTTCTGGAACGTGGCGAATTTGCGCAAGTATCTCGACCGCCTCGCGGAAAATCAATTGCCCGAAGACGGCAGCGAAGAGTTGACCCGGCAACAGCGCATGTTCGAATTTGCGTTTCTCGGATTGCGGCAGCGCCGCGGCATTCCGCTCGCAGAATTTGCGCGAAAATTCAAACAGCCTTTTGAGCAAGTCTTTAATGGCGAGATTGTAAAAATGGAGGCGCAAGGCTTGCTTGTGCGCGAGGCGGATTATTTGAAACTGAGCCGTGAAGGCTTGTTTTTGTGT harbors:
- the hemW gene encoding radical SAM family heme chaperone HemW, whose translation is MKQLVADAGLYIHIPFCEKRCLYCDFYTIAGSRNRIPDYIAALQREIALRAAEKFWQRQKFATIFFGGGTPSLLSPQQIATILDCCFAHFKFNEVLEVTLEANPGTIDGKQMANYRAVGINRLSLGVQSFEANELKLLDRVHSPQQARLAAQHARYAGFENLNLDFMFALPSQTRRRWQRTLQRAVALNPDHISAYNLTIEHGTPIYHAIQKGELAPLAPEVEREFYAFTIAFLEDHGYRHYEISNFAKPGYEAQHNIKYWDGSAYLGLGASAHSFDGKRRFWNVANLRKYLDRLAENQLPEDGSEELTRQQRMFEFAFLGLRQRRGIPLAEFARKFKQPFEQVFNGEIVKMEAQGLLVREADYLKLSREGLFLCDEICARLAP